In Zingiber officinale cultivar Zhangliang chromosome 3A, Zo_v1.1, whole genome shotgun sequence, the DNA window ATCAGTGCTGCAACTTCCAGAGCTGTTGCTGTCGTGGTTGTGCAACGATAAACCCCTGACATGAGCTGCGAGACCTGAACTGTCCATGGCTTTGTTGTTAAAGAAGCTCTCCCTCTCTCTGTGTTGAGACGGTGGAGGTGGTAAATCGGCTCTCGAATGTTGTTTGCTTCCTAAACCAATAGACTGATTGTCAGGTGGGCAAGGTTTACCATCTAGTTCAGATGGTTGAATGAATAGTGGTCTGATGATAGGTCGGCTCATCTTTTCCTTGGGAACGGATCTGAAAATATTTACCGACTCATCTGAATCCTCCTCAGCACATGCTTTTCCTTTCCTTATTCTGTAAAAAaaccaataaaaaaaaaagtgaagcAAATATTGCACCCAAGATTGCCaggacaataaaaaaaaatatgcgtTCAACTGAAATTGGCTAGGATGATTTAACCAAATTAACCTCTAACATACTTAGAGAACATCAATAATAAATCGAGTTATTTGGTGCCTGTGCAATTCAATGAGTAACCAAAATAATCCAATTAACTTCATAGCTTCAAAGGATATTCCTAGGTTTCACTTAACTGTTCTTACAACACCAACTTGTGCAACACATTCCCTCTATTCTGGCCACCCCACGCAACCATTTGAAAAATAACACCGCCTTAATAACATAGAAATTTACACAAGTTTAGGGATTAGGATCATGTGTATTTCACTTACCCTTTTCACCTCATGGTAATAAAAGGAATAAGGGTTAATGTTTGACATTGTACAAACCAAACTATCCTAGTAGTTAAAAAATCAGTTCAGAAACACTTCGTAACTTAATTTATCAACAACAATTTTTAAGCTGAGACAAGCAACATGACCGCACCAGATATAGCCAAGACCTATTGCCGTGAGTGTCTTTATTGCCGTCATCGTCATCATCATAAAGAATTTATGATCATTATGGCAACAACATACAAGCAAACCTATTTTACTAGATGAAGAACTCTATTCGGAAATACTAGGGTCTTCCAATATCAACATCAATCAAATTTATAACAAGATAGTGCCAACTACAGCTGACACATATTATCTTCAGGATGTTTTCAGCATATGCACACAAAAAAATGAAGCTAATTAACATTACCTTCGCCATAGGCTTTCGgcatcctcttcctcctccccttCCCCATGGGCATCACAAGCTGGAGTAGCTGTAGCATTAACTGAGAGAAGTCTATCATGGTGACATAATACCTGATGTAACTGCTCGTTCAACTCAATGGCTTGAGTAACCAACTTCTCATCCCTGAAGTTAAAAAAACACCAGCTTATATTTGAGGTAGCAACATGTAATTTCTTTTACAGAACAAACTCTAGAGTCAGATGGCAGCAAGCACTCTCTAAATTAAAAAGCACTATCATTGAAGAATTAAATCCTCTAACTGGGGGTCATTAGATAGTAAATAAGAGGATTCATTATGTCAGATGATAAGATGGTTGTTGCTTTAACCATAATATGAACCATGTATTTGGTAAAATGTTTGATTCTGGAGAACAATTATTGATTGTGGTAATAAGACTAAGAGATATAAGTCTCCACCTACTTGAGAAATTCTACTATTTCTCTAGCTTGAATCTTGTTACACAAATATCCACCTACCCTTCCTCCTACTAATGATATATTCACTAATATATTTtccttgaagaaattcaagatagcTAAATCACTAACATGCAAGGATTTCCTGTTCATCCAAATTAAATATTCCCTTTGATTTGCAAATAACGTATGGCAACGAAAATTATATGGAATCTAACTAGTAATTTCATCTGCTACTAGCCTGAAAAGAAGCTTAGTAGTTTTAGCACTAGCAATTGTATAACAATATATGTTAATAAAAATCAGTCATATCTTTATTCTTTAATCGATATTACTCCAATAGttttcttattaaataaataagatCGATTGTAGAGTTCCAGACACAAAACCAAATTAATTTTATAAGTTTTTTGTTTCATCATTTATTCTTCTCTTGATTACATTTCTCAAAAATTCTATGGCACAACTCAACTAACAAATTCTTCCATCATAAGAATAACCTTAATTAGAATAAACATATATTTACCTAGTTTCCAATTATTAGTCACCTTAATTCTCAGTTTAGTTAAACAAATTATAAATGGACGTTACATATTTTTACAGGTAGACTAGCAAGGTATAAGGTTTCATCCCATGTGCCAACTGGCACACAAAATGGCACTAGACAAGGCTGCTAGCTGTGTTTTGCAGGCACTAGAAACATATGAAATATTGTGTTTCACCCCATATGAAATATTATTCATGAAGGAACAAGAAGCATCCAAACAATGAATAAAAGAAGTGATCAAAAGAGAAAAATCATATTACTCCACTGTGTTTTGCATTTCATatctattttgattttttttcacaAAGACAAAAAGGTGAAAATTGTTTGTAAGCTTTGAAAGAGCAAACAAAATAACCTTGTCCAAGGAAAAAGTTATGAAAACGTCTGTctaaatagattttttaaaaaaaaaaggattggCATTTTACCGTGAGGTCATCACTAGCTGCATGATTCGTTGCTTCTGAAATGAGCATTGTTCCACTAGATCCAATATAAATTCATCAGATGCACCCTGATCACATAGCACAATTTTATATgcgaatatatataaaaaattcacTAATGCAAAATCTTCCCATATTTCAACAATCATATTGTCACCTAAATtcctaatttttcaaaatcataatttagTGATCTAGTCATGATCGAAAATGTCACACTTATTGATACACAAACCAAATTATGAATACTAGTGACTTCAAAGTAATGACCAACTTAAACCACTTGACATGTTGAACTAAGAAAATCATACATTATTATATAAGAGATGCACAAGGAAAGCAAGTAATTTAAATGATACCAGTGGAAGCTTGGGATCTAGAGCATTCAACACATCACGCAGTACTTCCAAGACGCTAGAAGCTTTATGTATTACGCTGAGAAAACaagcaaggaaaagaagaaataagCATGCCACATCAGTTGAACATTGTAATCCTTTGTTGGAAGAGTAAGAATAATGATCATTGATGTTCCAAGAAAAACAGTGCTTTAAAAAAGTCTGTTGAATGATTTCAAGCTCCAATATAGCATGAAATGTTTGATAAAAAAATGTGTAAGCTTCATGCTGTGTGAAAACCAATGCTTCGTCACttcaaataatattttaactACATACTTTCCAACCATGAACATCTCAATTATTTGTTCTCAAACTTACAGATTCCAGTTACCATTTACAGCTTTCGTCTTTTAAACGACCAAAGAATACCAAACAAGCAATACATTGCATACAACATATGATGTCCCAGTGTTATAGATTTATGTGGTTCTATATAAACATTGAGATAACATCATGTGGAAACTTCTAAATTAATGGAATAAAGCTTAAAACATTCACTCATCCACTTTATGACTTTAACCATGCAGGTAAACAACTGCCGTAGTCTCCAGCTGCTAATGGCACAATAAGCTAAATTATCCGAAGTAAAATTACCAGCTCACTGTACCTCGAGTCAGGTATGGACTGAGTGGTTAGCTGTTTCACAACATTCCCTAGTTTCTGAGACGGGAATTCTTGAGATTGAAAATTGTTTGCTTGCTTTTGGGGAGAAGATTTTTGAGGTATGACAACATGAGGCTGCTGAGAAAATTGTACTCCAGAAGACTTGTTGAGGAAGAGAAACCAAATTTCAGTAATGAATCAACTAAACAATCATACTGAATAAGCTAGATGGATTGATCAAACTAAGCAAGCACactactacaacaacaacaaccaagttttACCCCACTAAGTGTGGTCGGCTAGGcacagtatatatatataaaaaagaaggGGATGAGACAAAGGGAATGTAAATATCCAACAATAGCCAGTTCTGCTGTCTTGTCTTAACTGTCTTATTCATCTACCTGGAGGTTAGGAAATGCTATAAAATAAATACttctaataaattttgattttagtaaaaataaaagttaaattatGTCAAAATGTAATCTATATTGCATCTCAATTATAATTAGCAGCAAACTACTAAAACTTGGACCTTCGAAGAGATTTAGCATCTCACCGAAAAAAAGAGACAAAGTCTAATCACAGTGCAATTATATAGGATTGATTTAGATAAAAGTTCAAACATACACTAGCATCTTTGAACAAAATCACTGGGTAATTGATTTATAAGATTTCTTGATGAGAATCACTTGCAAATGGATAAAGTTTGAGCTTGCATTACTTACAACAAGTTCAAAGTATGCAGCATAGTACTGTGGGTATTTTCCAGAGGCTCCTCCAAGGGCTGTTTGGGTTGcatcaagaagaagaaatattCTTTCTCGAACAGGCAAGTCAGACTGACACCAAATGAGTCAAATTAGTTATTAGTTATTTGTTTGtccaaaatgacaaaaatatattATCAGCATTTAGTAGAAGATATATACACAgacaaaatattaagaaacaaCCTTTTTCTTCACGATCTTTACTAGAATTGACAAAATTTCATTATCAATCACTTGTTTGTGAACTTGCTCTCCACAGTTATTCATTACCATTTCCAGCAACTGCAATAACAATCAAGTAATATAGACATATAATTCATCCTcttgaagaaaagaaaagcaattACTGACATTCATAATGTAGATAAATTATTATTTGGAagaaattatatttcaaaaaGGAATATAAAGGGGACTTACCATAACAGAGAAATATTGCGTATTAACATTTTTATTCTTTAACTGTTTTTTTATTGACTTGATGACAGCGTTGGATTGCCTGCAAAAACAACCAATTGTAGTAATAACACATGAGGATGGTGCTTTAAGATTGAGAGTGTAATGGACAAACAAAACACATGCACAAAATGGAAAAAACATcggggaaaagaagttttaatcttttacaatttcatatgaatattGACATTATAGTGAGAAATACTTTGCACCTAAAATAGATAGTCCATAGATATACAAAGGCAATAGGAGAGTTGTAACTTGTAAATGGCAATCACAATGATTTAAGAAAAATGGTATACAATGGATCATGTGTAATAAGTTCACAAATCTCGATATTCTTGGCCCAATCCATCTCTTTTAATTTCTCACTTGTTGCCGAATTTACCATATCAGCAGCCATTGATGTCCTGCAAGCCAACAAATGATACGCGTGAACACAAAGTAAATATCAAATCTATTCCAAAATAAGATATGCACCTCCGTGCATAAGTTAAGGAACAGGTACAAAAAGGACATGAAATTGAGCAACAATTTTCACTTAAAATACAACGATTTGACGTAAaagtaaataaaattatcaaCTCAGCGTCACAATAAAAAACGATTCTTTTCAACGAAAGCAACTTGATCCGCCATACGAAGATATCTTTTCATCCCAAAAACCTAAAATGAGGAAGAACGGGGAAAATAAGCCAACTTAGAGGAGCGCAACCGCTAGTAAAACAACGTAAAGCTCCCAGAGAAGATATCTTTCACATACTAACTAGATAACAGGAAGAACGTAAAGGAAGAAGATTTAGGACACCCAAAATACCCTCACAAACGAGAACCAAGTCAAACGACAATTAGGGTGAAGGTCGGAAAATAAAACCGCAATAATCCCCGCATTTCGCCACTATTACTGCTCGATCCAACAACTCCTCGCCTCAAGCCTTTCTGATTTTCCGATCTCTGGCCAGGGGAATCACGGGCTAGGAAGAGAACCAGAGAGTGAACTGTGGAGGTcgagagcgagagagagagagagagagaggagagggcgAAGAAGGCACTGACAGCTATAAGACAGGGTGCGACCGGTGAGGCCGAGGGCCCAGCTCAACAGTTGCACTGCTCCTTCTCCCTTGCCCGTCTGATACGACGGTGAAGTATCCATCGAGACCGTCCGATGGAGCCGGTAGGGTCCACCGAGGTGGAACCAGGAAAATACCACCATTGCAAGAGTCCACATTCCCTGGACCGTGCCGCCGGCGTGAACGGGCGACACGTAGAATCAGAGCTGGAGCGACACCAGACGTGGAGCGCACATGGGATTGGCGGCTGCCCGGGACCGACCCAGTTGGCTGGCGCCGACTTGAGGGCCCCGCGACAGCTTTAGGATTCGTGCCCCCCTTGCAATAAACCCGGAAAGGGAAGGACGGAACGCTTTTTATGATCGTTCATTCACTACTTGCAAAATTGGCCACAAAAAGTTTACacttctaaaaaatattttattttaattaactacTTGGAAATTCTGcgggtatattttatttaatgttgAGGTTGGCAGTTGGCACATGGTCAGCAGGTGTTTCTTTATGAATTAAAAACACGCGTAGGTACGGCCTTGAATAATCTAATTGGTTAGCAGGACACTTGTCAGTTCTTTCTCCGTATAATCCAACTCCAACTTTGATCCTTCGTTGGAAAATATAGCTGTATAAGCCATTAGATTAATATGAACAGGGAACTATTATATATATAGACTGATCTCCAGTTTCCATCCTCAagaattattgaataatttatttaatattctgGGAACATATATCATAGAAGATAAACTGATTAACGAACATCATCAACGGAATGTGACGTAGGCATCGAGTTGCGCGGTGAGTGTCGTGTTGGTGCTACGAATTTCTCGTGTCAAGAGATACCCTCTCGCCGATCGGAACCGGCCGGTGCCGCCGGTGATCGCTCGTTCGAATAGGGTCCCAAGCGGAGCCACCGGGAACAGCCCCTGCACGGCCAGTGAGCTCCCGTCGTACTCGCCGGCCGTGAACACCAACTGGAAGTTGGTAAGACCAGAATCCTCGGCGGTGCTCGAGCCGACTCCCATGCCCTGGTTCCGGCCTATGATCGGTGAGTCGGGGTCGACACTCTCCCTCAGGAGATTGTCATAGACGATGACGTTGCCGAAGCCGGCGCCCGAAGTGGAGGTGCGGCGCTCGACGGCGTACACGACGGTGGCGTCGGGGCCTGATCCGAGGACCCTCTCGTGGTTGTAGAAGCGCAAGTGCAAGTAGACGTCGGGGAAGATGGAGCGGGAGGAAAAGGCATCGACGGATGCCAAGAGAGCgacggagaagaggaggaggaggaagaaagagtTAGAAGGTGCCGAGGCAGGTGCCATTTGCAGGGAGACGATGAAGTAATTAACTGAATAATGTGTGCCAATTCTGGATGTTTAGGCGGATGGATGTTCGAGTATATAAAGAGAGAGAGGTCTTCCTGTCAAATCGTGTCGTCGGAGAAGGAACCATCGTCGTCTCCGGCGTTGCTTGCTTGCCTTAGCAGTATCACATGAGTGACTTCATCGTTCATCAAGTTAATTAATTATCTGTTAGATTAGAAGCCACACGCTGCAGGAAAATTAAAAGAACTTGAAATCAACTTTGCATCTCTATTTATCAGTATGACTAAAAACTGATTCTATTATATAATTTGCATGTATTGACACATAATTTTATTATGATATTTGTGCTTTATAATGACTAATTCTGTTTTTCCCATTTATTCTCTCCGCATggttgattttattattttttttaacgaaAATACAGAATTATGATATTTATCTATTTTTAGGGGAATATATGAGAAAAAttctctttcctttttcttcttttcagaATTAATGTCATATGAAACCTACAACCTCGAAGACAGTAAGGATCGATCTAGAAATCTTCCTAGCGGTCTCCGGATGCATTGCACCAAAAGATTTCTTTAAATAACAAGAACATCCAACAGAAAAACCAAAAATACACCATTCGTCCATTCTGCTTCTTCCTtgtatcatcatcatcttcatgtCTCCCAATTTAGCCAATTAATGATCAGCAGCCATCGACCTTGACAGAGTATGTTCgataattcttatttctaaactCTCCCGTTTCCTCTTTACCTAGTATAAAAGGATAATTTGTGATGCAGATATATCTGCATCACCCAAAGGAAATTATGGAGAAGTAGGAGGGTATTTTGATCTTTGCACAAGGAAAGGGTTTTCGTTTTGATTTTGCTCTCCGCCGGAGTaggtgttggttttggttttgctCTCCGTCAAAGGAGGTTTTAAGAGGGAGGCCGCCGCGGAGAAGAGAGGTCTTTTTGGGCATTTTGGCTTCCGCCGCCACAAAGAAGGGGAGCCTTCGCATTTTTCGCCACGATCACAACCACGAGGCAGGCATGTCGCTATCCTCGCTCAGTACCACCTCGCTAGAGGCTCTCGCCGCCACCTCTCCAGAAACCTCGtacgcctctctctctctctctctctctctctctcttcttcgcGTTTTTCCAGCGCTGTCGCCTCACGTTGAAGATTGCCTCACTCTCGCGAGCGTCGCCTTCAACGTCATCCGCCGTCGATGCCTGCTGCCTCCATGACCAAATTAAACtactcctcctctcttcctctctccctagcGGCAGCCATCGCATCCAGCAACCAAACGTCACTCCCCGCCTCACCTCCTTCATCGTATACCCCTCGCGCCGCCTTTGCCGTCGATCGGACCACACAACCCATGCACCGCCCTCCGGTGCACATCCAGTAGTTTCTGTCGATCACCCAGGGGCCTCTCCAATGTTGTCGTCTCTAGCGTTGTCGTCAGAGGCTTCCCACCTCCAGCGACTGCCTCCTCCAGTGGCTGTCCGCCTCCAGCGGCTACTGTTGAAATCAATAagtagaggaaagaaataatataaagttttttgataatcttattactaaaaccaataggcttatttatacaaattatccAACAcaataatagaaagattaaataaagcatacaatcataataattataaacatagtaatataatagacttggaaatattatttttcatatttaattcatgtcgatcttgattgtgtgtcaaatataataaatctcaattgattgaaatcaattagagattatttccaCTATTATCATTACCTCCCGACAAACCCAACAGGAGTGCCTGAACGTTGAGTTTGAATGCTAACTTGGTGAAACGTTGTCTGTataatgacttagtaaatataTAAGTAATTTGATCTTTCGTAGAGATATAAGAAATCGAAAGTTGTCGAATCGCCACACGCTCACAAACAAATTAAAAAcaatctctacatgcttggtacgagcatgaaaaacAAGATTTGCCAcaagataagttgctccaatattatcacaccatattttaggtgtagcagttgggaaaaagtgtaattctgaaagaatagattgtagccaaataatttctgacgttgcaTTAGCAATaactttatattcagcttcagtactcgAGCGAGAGACtataggttgcttctttgaaagtCAGGAAATAAGATTTCACTCAAGAAATATAGCATATTCACTAGTAGAACGTCTATCTTTGTGAGATCCAGCCCAATTTGTATCACTGTAGGCACTCAACTCTCGTGAagactgacgatataaaagaataccatgtagaatagtgtctttgagatatcgaagaattcacttaacaccttcccaatgatattcagtaggagcatgcataaattggcaGACACGATTCACAGCGAAAGCAATATCAGATCGTGTAATTGAGACATATTGTAGGGCATCAACAATACTACAGTAGATCTGGAGGTCAGACATCAAAAAAGAGGATGAAGGTGCAGTGAAACCACTCTCAACgattggtgtggagataggacATACATcatccattttagctcgttgtaggagtccagtaatgtatttgttGTAAGAGAGAAGGCAACCTTCAGAATGTGAGAGAACCTCTATGTCAAGGAAAAAACGAGCATTGGTAAGATCTCGAGTAGGAAACTCTTGACGAAGAAGATGTAGTAAAGTAGTAATGTCATTTTgatcactaccagttattaatatatcatccacataaatcagaacaaatattgaaaattcctcattacatttgtagaataTGGAAGAGTCTGTTTTTGAGTCAGAAAATCCCTGAGTATGAAACCAGGTAGATAGACAATAAAACCATACACAaggtgcttgtcgaagaccatatataaacttctgaagttgacacacatgtgttgaaagttgCGGATAGATGAATCCAGGAGGTTGCTCTATATAAACAGTTTCTTCAAGATGTCCATGAAGGAAAAcattggaaacatctaattgGCGTATTGGTCAATTGAAGCTTACAGCTATAGATAGTAGCAATCTAatagttgtaattttgacgactagactaaaagtatcattgaagtcaatacctggttgttgatTAAAGCCTTTAGCAACAAAGCGAGTTTTATAACGTTCAATAGAACCATCTGCATGATACTTAATTCGGTAAACTCATTTAGAGtccacaatattcatagatgggGTACGAGAGACTAAGCTCCAAGTTGCATTACGAAGAATAGCATCAAATTTTGTAGCTATCACAGcacgccaatttggatctttgactgcctgtgtaaaactagaaggttcaacaaaatttgaagaagcaataaGAGCACGTGGAAGAGGATAACGAGTGGAAACTGGATGACATCGTGTATAAATATCGCTTAGAGGAAGCATCCGTCgagaaattcaaagaacacactattatcaagagcaaactaACGGACAAAAAGTACATTTTTAGtaatagaaggaacatgaagagtgttgcaCATGCGAAAAGTACGACCGCATGAGTGAAAAGATGTGTTTCCAATGTGGATAATTTGTAAACCTGAGTCATTACCTATCTGTACCATGTCGGGTCCATCATAAGGCGAAGCTTCTGTGATCATATTATATTCCGGTataacatgatgagttgctccagaatcCGGATGACATCCTGGGTTCTCAAGAGTCGATGAAACTATATTAGGAGAAATAGAATATGAGAATGCTCCAGAATGAGATAATTGGGTTATAGAATGCCAAGAAGGTGGTGGTCGATTTGAAGATGCGTGCTCTCCTTGTGAAATAGTTGGTTGTCCCAATGCTGCAGGACCACCAGTAAAATTTGAGTTAAATCTTTTAGGATATTGAATACCAATATGTCTAATTCTGAGATAAATTTGA includes these proteins:
- the LOC122053065 gene encoding TOM1-like protein 5 isoform X1, whose translation is MRGLLRTSMAADMVNSATSEKLKEMDWAKNIEICELITHDPLQSNAVIKSIKKQLKNKNVNTQYFSVMLLEMVMNNCGEQVHKQVIDNEILSILVKIVKKKSDLPVRERIFLLLDATQTALGGASGKYPQYYAAYFELVSSGVQFSQQPHVVIPQKSSPQKQANNFQSQEFPSQKLGNVVKQLTTQSIPDSSVIHKASSVLEVLRDVLNALDPKLPLGASDEFILDLVEQCSFQKQRIMQLVMTSRDEKLVTQAIELNEQLHQVLCHHDRLLSVNATATPACDAHGEGEEEEDAESLWRRIRKGKACAEEDSDESVNIFRSVPKEKMSRPIIRPLFIQPSELDGKPCPPDNQSIGLGSKQHSRADLPPPPSQHRERESFFNNKAMDSSGLAAHVRGLSLHNHDSNSSGSCSTDSSERDVFGFRD
- the LOC122053065 gene encoding TOM1-like protein 5 isoform X2, encoding MAADMVNSATSEKLKEMDWAKNIEICELITHDPLQSNAVIKSIKKQLKNKNVNTQYFSVMLLEMVMNNCGEQVHKQVIDNEILSILVKIVKKKSDLPVRERIFLLLDATQTALGGASGKYPQYYAAYFELVSSGVQFSQQPHVVIPQKSSPQKQANNFQSQEFPSQKLGNVVKQLTTQSIPDSSVIHKASSVLEVLRDVLNALDPKLPLGASDEFILDLVEQCSFQKQRIMQLVMTSRDEKLVTQAIELNEQLHQVLCHHDRLLSVNATATPACDAHGEGEEEEDAESLWRRIRKGKACAEEDSDESVNIFRSVPKEKMSRPIIRPLFIQPSELDGKPCPPDNQSIGLGSKQHSRADLPPPPSQHRERESFFNNKAMDSSGLAAHVRGLSLHNHDSNSSGSCSTDSSERDVFGFRD
- the LOC122050829 gene encoding dirigent protein 1-like; translated protein: MAPASAPSNSFFLLLLFSVALLASVDAFSSRSIFPDVYLHLRFYNHERVLGSGPDATVVYAVERRTSTSGAGFGNVIVYDNLLRESVDPDSPIIGRNQGMGVGSSTAEDSGLTNFQLVFTAGEYDGSSLAVQGLFPVAPLGTLFERAITGGTGRFRSARGYLLTREIRSTNTTLTAQLDAYVTFR